In Macaca fascicularis isolate 582-1 chromosome X, T2T-MFA8v1.1, one DNA window encodes the following:
- the PSMD10 gene encoding 26S proteasome non-ATPase regulatory subunit 10 isoform X2, translated as MEGCVSNLMVCNLAYSGKLEELKESILADKSLATRTDQDRRTALHWACSAGHTEIVEFLLQLGVPVNDKDDAGWSPLHIAASAGRDEIVKALLGKGAQVNAVNQNGCTPLHYAASKNRHEIAVMLLEGGANPDAKDHYEATAMHRAAAKDT; from the exons ATGGAGGGGTGTGTGTCTAACCTAATGGTCTGCAACCTGGCCTACAGCGGGAAGCTGGAAGAGTTGAAGGAGAGTATTCTGGCCGATAAATCCCTGGCTACTAGAACTGACCAG GACAGGAGAACTGCATTGCACTGGGCATGCTCAGCTGGACATACAGAAATTGTTGAATTTTTGTTGCAACTTGGAGTGCCAGTGAATGATAAAGATGAT GCAGGTTGGTCTCCTCTTCATATTGCAGCTTCTGCTGGCCGGGATGAGATTGTAAAAGCCCTTCTGGGAAAAGGTGCTCAAGTGAATGCTGTCAATCAAAATGGCTGTACTCCCCTACATTATGCAGCTTCCAAAAACAGGCATGAG ATCGCTGTCATGTTACTAGAAGGTGGGGCTAATCCAGATGCTAAGGACCATTATGAGGCTACAGCAATGCACCGGGCAGCAGCCAAGG ACACTTAG
- the PSMD10 gene encoding 26S proteasome non-ATPase regulatory subunit 10 isoform X1: MEGCVSNLMVCNLAYSGKLEELKESILADKSLATRTDQDRRTALHWACSAGHTEIVEFLLQLGVPVNDKDDAGWSPLHIAASAGRDEIVKALLGKGAQVNAVNQNGCTPLHYAASKNRHEIAVMLLEGGANPDAKDHYEATAMHRAAAKGNLKMIHILLYYKASTNIQDTEGNTPLHLACDEERVEEAKLLVSQGASIYIENKEEKTPLQVAKGGLGLILKRMVEG, from the exons ATGGAGGGGTGTGTGTCTAACCTAATGGTCTGCAACCTGGCCTACAGCGGGAAGCTGGAAGAGTTGAAGGAGAGTATTCTGGCCGATAAATCCCTGGCTACTAGAACTGACCAG GACAGGAGAACTGCATTGCACTGGGCATGCTCAGCTGGACATACAGAAATTGTTGAATTTTTGTTGCAACTTGGAGTGCCAGTGAATGATAAAGATGAT GCAGGTTGGTCTCCTCTTCATATTGCAGCTTCTGCTGGCCGGGATGAGATTGTAAAAGCCCTTCTGGGAAAAGGTGCTCAAGTGAATGCTGTCAATCAAAATGGCTGTACTCCCCTACATTATGCAGCTTCCAAAAACAGGCATGAG ATCGCTGTCATGTTACTAGAAGGTGGGGCTAATCCAGATGCTAAGGACCATTATGAGGCTACAGCAATGCACCGGGCAGCAGCCAAGGGTAACTTGAAGATGATTCATATCCTTCTGTACTACAAAGCATCCACAAACATCCAAGACACTGAGGGTAACACTCCTCT ACACTTAGCCTGTGATGAGGAGAGAGTGGAAGAAGCAAAACTGCTGGTGTCCCAAGGAGCAAGTATTTACAttgagaataaagaagaaaagacaccCCTGCAAGTGGCCAAAGGCGGCCTGGGTTTAATACTCAAGAGAATGGTGGAAGGTTAA